The following are from one region of the Ignavibacteriota bacterium genome:
- a CDS encoding HAMP domain-containing protein, with the protein MKKQILSYFKGDRKYFTIVFFVFVLIIGTGIITPILINDEKSYWDTQLVEKVSHIEKGINELFAEKESDLFSTKKLLKDELYQTLFAEKYEYGKLISLINKSEFKSYSIEIVAPNGKIIAWNNISAIRQEEVFPFVYPVNEVYFFNSPLVTYLTLIDTLIIHSDRFYLLLSKPIENLYSLQNKFYKQISFSEELSERYNTQFSVYYDPFSQPPKDGRKHSVILLNSQKSKIGLVSFFKPSLNFEITEIQEIATRIQIFLLVIGLIFLTLGIKADFQSIKWKSVRLIALIIYLAAIRLILYWSGFPSKFLNGALVDPSYFSSMFAWGIVKTPIEFFVTNIFLLIIGFKLFKYISEYYSESNSNRFTIFKFILSPVIVILTFYSLRGLAASVKSVVFDSTIRYFKEPDLIPSLPALFMNLNILLLGLAVVFVVISFILVTGKFIKLLKKETSFPKFIILIILIQISCYIFFLRQPEPLVTPLMWLAFLSLVLLVVANLIFREKRTSINVIYSSLAASVIVISMLNYFNLELERRSLKVIANEVNRANEELLSYLVEETLRNSEQNEKLISSLYKLNSNFDSEAFIAWSKSPLQRESLSSELVIFDRNLKPNGEFNVGFDVTVDYKKLLNNTSDSEIHISEIESKLNYGIGYAGIVPIVHNNIVDGYLGVAAKFSIENLGASDFPDFLESNKAAIGSVVDLDLIKIFEYSDGKLLSVKGNVFPSKEQREKLMQTKLSPDGDGWTSLSFNGEDYITYVLKTNKDHTVRTIVVSIKEMEVAWSLYNFFKIFIVHSIFILILVIFFIFFRVIKLKYSFRTKLLAAFLLISIIPIIALAVYNREVVRERTKSAIFSELSKRSEYLENHIRAQIQKHPDRDFQTAFENAGKELGIVFTIYQNSEIIFSSRSEYYKNQLIPGKLNSDVYYNLNYLSYRETLTKESINNYVYDAYYKKIDFAGQAFILGVNDAFNKITLFYSPVDADVFLFGVYSFAVIIITLLSTLFANQISSPIRQLTRATNAVAQGDLSVQLANKEKGELKELLDGFNSMTNELQKNQYEIAELERENAWKEMAKQVAHEIKNPLTPMKLSVQQIVAAYNDKKSEFNEILSKLSQAILNQIDNLSLIASEFSSFAKMPSLKFEVFDIVSVISDTVHLFGDDDADINFVTDSEKVIVESDISQMRRMFINLIRNSIQAKASSITIRVICENGFANIDVLDNGKGVAPENQNKIFDANFTTKEKGLGLGLKLIKRFMDNTNGEIKLLSSSSSGTEFRIKVPIKT; encoded by the coding sequence AAACAAATATTATCCTATTTCAAAGGCGATAGAAAATATTTTACTATCGTCTTTTTTGTTTTTGTTTTGATAATTGGCACAGGAATCATTACACCAATACTTATCAATGATGAAAAATCTTATTGGGATACTCAGTTAGTTGAGAAAGTTTCTCACATAGAAAAGGGTATCAACGAATTATTCGCTGAAAAAGAATCAGATTTATTTTCAACTAAAAAGTTATTGAAAGATGAACTCTATCAGACATTATTTGCAGAAAAGTACGAATACGGCAAATTAATTTCTTTGATAAATAAATCTGAGTTTAAATCTTACTCAATTGAGATTGTTGCTCCGAATGGTAAAATTATTGCCTGGAACAACATTAGTGCAATCAGGCAGGAAGAAGTTTTTCCATTTGTATATCCTGTAAATGAAGTTTACTTTTTCAACTCACCACTCGTTACCTATCTGACTTTGATAGATACGCTGATTATACACAGCGACAGATTCTACCTTTTACTGAGTAAACCGATTGAAAATTTATATTCATTACAAAATAAATTTTATAAGCAAATAAGTTTTAGCGAGGAATTATCTGAAAGGTATAACACACAGTTTAGTGTATATTATGATCCTTTTTCTCAACCACCAAAAGATGGAAGAAAGCATTCAGTAATTCTGCTTAATTCACAAAAAAGTAAAATTGGACTCGTTAGTTTTTTCAAACCATCGCTTAATTTTGAAATTACAGAAATTCAGGAGATCGCAACACGGATCCAGATTTTTTTATTAGTCATTGGATTAATTTTTCTCACACTTGGTATAAAAGCTGATTTTCAAAGTATAAAATGGAAATCGGTAAGACTTATTGCATTAATAATTTACTTAGCAGCTATCAGATTAATTCTCTACTGGTCAGGTTTCCCATCAAAATTTCTTAACGGTGCACTTGTAGATCCATCCTACTTCTCCTCAATGTTTGCATGGGGAATAGTCAAAACACCTATTGAGTTCTTTGTAACAAATATTTTTTTACTGATTATTGGCTTTAAGCTTTTTAAGTATATATCAGAATATTATTCTGAAAGTAACAGCAATCGGTTTACTATATTCAAATTTATATTATCACCAGTAATTGTTATTCTGACATTTTACTCGTTACGAGGACTTGCTGCATCAGTAAAGAGTGTTGTATTCGACTCGACCATCAGATACTTTAAAGAGCCAGATCTGATACCAAGCTTACCAGCATTGTTTATGAATTTAAATATACTTTTACTTGGGTTGGCAGTTGTATTTGTGGTTATTTCTTTTATTCTTGTGACAGGTAAATTTATAAAACTTCTTAAAAAAGAAACTTCATTTCCCAAATTTATTATTCTGATTATTCTAATACAGATTTCCTGCTATATCTTCTTTCTAAGACAACCTGAACCGCTTGTTACTCCATTAATGTGGCTTGCATTTTTATCTCTTGTATTATTAGTAGTTGCTAACTTAATATTCAGAGAAAAAAGAACTTCAATAAATGTTATATATTCTTCTCTTGCTGCTTCGGTTATTGTTATCTCAATGTTAAATTATTTTAACCTCGAGCTTGAGAGAAGATCACTGAAAGTAATTGCGAATGAAGTGAATAGAGCAAATGAAGAATTACTTTCTTATCTCGTTGAAGAAACTCTGAGGAATTCCGAACAAAACGAAAAGTTAATTTCATCTCTATATAAATTGAATTCAAACTTTGATTCTGAAGCTTTTATAGCGTGGAGTAAAAGTCCTCTTCAAAGAGAGTCACTCAGTTCGGAACTTGTGATATTTGATAGAAATCTTAAACCAAATGGTGAGTTTAATGTTGGTTTTGATGTAACAGTTGACTATAAAAAGCTATTGAATAACACAAGTGATTCAGAGATTCATATAAGCGAAATTGAATCGAAGTTAAATTATGGTATTGGTTATGCAGGTATTGTGCCGATAGTACATAATAATATTGTAGATGGTTATCTGGGTGTTGCAGCAAAGTTTAGCATTGAGAATCTCGGTGCTTCTGATTTTCCCGATTTTCTGGAGTCAAACAAAGCAGCGATTGGATCAGTTGTAGATTTGGATCTGATAAAAATATTTGAGTATTCAGACGGAAAATTGCTAAGTGTAAAAGGGAATGTATTTCCATCAAAAGAACAACGTGAAAAACTAATGCAGACTAAATTATCGCCTGATGGGGACGGCTGGACAAGCCTCTCATTTAACGGTGAGGATTATATAACTTATGTCCTTAAAACAAACAAAGATCATACAGTCAGGACAATAGTTGTTTCGATAAAAGAAATGGAAGTTGCCTGGAGCCTTTACAACTTTTTTAAAATATTTATCGTTCACTCAATCTTTATTCTTATTCTCGTTATCTTCTTTATTTTTTTCAGAGTCATTAAATTAAAATATTCTTTTAGAACAAAACTTCTGGCTGCATTCTTACTTATATCAATTATCCCGATTATTGCATTGGCAGTTTATAACCGTGAAGTAGTCCGCGAAAGAACCAAATCTGCAATTTTCAGCGAGCTCAGCAAAAGATCTGAGTATCTTGAAAATCATATACGGGCGCAAATTCAAAAACATCCTGACCGCGATTTTCAAACAGCTTTTGAGAATGCAGGAAAAGAATTAGGAATTGTATTTACTATTTATCAAAATTCAGAAATAATTTTTAGTTCAAGAAGTGAGTATTACAAAAATCAGCTAATACCCGGGAAATTAAATTCTGATGTTTACTACAATCTGAATTATCTCAGCTATCGCGAAACTCTTACTAAAGAATCAATTAATAATTACGTCTATGATGCATACTACAAAAAAATTGATTTCGCCGGTCAGGCTTTCATTCTTGGAGTCAATGATGCATTTAATAAAATCACGCTCTTTTATTCACCTGTAGATGCTGATGTATTTCTATTTGGTGTATATTCATTCGCTGTGATAATAATTACTCTATTGAGTACACTTTTTGCAAATCAAATATCTTCACCTATCAGACAGCTTACTCGTGCAACCAATGCTGTAGCTCAGGGAGATTTAAGCGTTCAATTAGCAAATAAGGAAAAAGGTGAGTTGAAAGAATTACTCGATGGTTTTAATTCAATGACAAATGAGCTGCAGAAAAATCAGTATGAAATTGCTGAACTTGAAAGAGAAAATGCATGGAAAGAAATGGCTAAACAAGTTGCTCATGAAATTAAAAATCCACTTACACCAATGAAGTTATCAGTTCAACAGATTGTTGCTGCATATAATGACAAGAAATCAGAATTCAATGAAATTCTTAGTAAACTTTCTCAGGCAATTCTGAATCAAATTGACAATTTAAGTTTGATAGCTTCAGAATTTTCATCCTTTGCTAAAATGCCAAGTCTTAAATTTGAAGTATTCGATATAGTCTCTGTAATCAGTGATACGGTACATTTATTCGGGGACGATGATGCAGATATAAATTTTGTAACTGATAGTGAGAAAGTAATTGTTGAGTCGGATATTTCGCAGATGCGGCGAATGTTCATAAATCTTATTCGAAACTCCATTCAGGCTAAAGCAAGTTCAATTACAATCAGAGTTATTTGCGAGAATGGTTTTGCGAATATTGATGTTTTAGATAACGGCAAAGGTGTTGCACCTGAGAATCAGAATAAAATTTTTGATGCAAATTTTACGACAAAGGAAAAAGGGCTTGGACTTGGTTTAAAACTTATCAAACGATTTATGGACAATACAAACGGGGAAATAAAATTATTATCATCTTCTTCTTCAGGAACAGAATTCAGAATTAAAGTACCGATTAAAACTTAA